From a single Brassica rapa cultivar Chiifu-401-42 chromosome A01, CAAS_Brap_v3.01, whole genome shotgun sequence genomic region:
- the LOC103834893 gene encoding amidophosphoribosyltransferase 2, chloroplastic: protein MAATSCFSSSISLNAKPNKPSKAPLRFLRSPFLKPSPSPLPASLSSSSPSLPVKVSSSGNANHPLALENDDYDEKPREECGVVGIYGDSEASRLCYLALHALQHRGQEGAGIVTVSKDKVLQTITGVGLVSEVFNESKLDQLPGDIAIGHVRYSTAGSSMLKNVQPFVAGYRFGSVGVAHNGNLVNYTKLRAELEENGSIFNTSSDTEVVLHLIAISKARPFFMRIVDACEKLQGAYSMVFVTEDKLVAVRDPHGFRPLVMGRRSNGAVVFASETCALDLIEATYEREVYPGEVLVVDKDGVKSQCLMPHPEPKQCIFEHIYFSLPNSIVFGRSVYESRHVFGEILATESPVDCDVVIAVPDSGVVAALGYAAKSGVAFQQGLIRSHYVGRTFIEPSQKIRDFGVKLKLSPVRGVLEGKRVVVVDDSIVRGTTSSKIVRLLREAGAKEVHMRIASPPIVASCYYGVDTPSSEELISNRMSVDEVRDYIGSDSLAFLSFETLKKHLGEDSKTFCYACFTGNYPVKPTEDKVKRGGGDFIDDGLVGGINNIEGGWVR, encoded by the coding sequence CCCAACAAGCCCTCCAAGGCACCTCTCCGTTTCCTCCGCAGCCCCTTCCTTAAACCCTCTCCCTCTCCTCTCCCCGCCTccctctcttcctcctctccttCCCTTCCGGTTAAAGTCTCTTCCTCGGGAAACGCAAACCACCCTCTCGCTCTCGAAAATGATGACTACGACGAGAAGCCTCGTGAGGAGTGCGGCGTTGTCGGAATCTACGGAGACTCGGAAGCCTCGCGCCTCTGCTACCTAGCCCTCCACGCCCTCCAGCACCGAGGCCAAGAAGGCGCGGGAATCGTAACCGTCAGCAAAGACAAGGTCCTCCAGACAATAACAGGCGTCGGTCTTGTCTCCGAGGTCTTCAACGAGTCCAAACTCGACCAGCTACCAGGCGACATCGCCATCGGCCACGTCCGTTACTCCACCGCCGGCTCCTCCATGCTCAAAAACGTCCAGCCTTTCGTCGCCGGGTACCGCTTCGGCTCCGTGGGGGTCGCGCACAACGGGAACTTAGTCAACTACACGAAGCTCCGAGCCGAGTTAGAAGAGAACGGTTCGATTTTTAACACCAGCTCTGACACCGAGGTTGTCCTTCACTTGATAGCTATCTCCAAAGCTAGACCGTTCTTCATGAGGATCGTTGACGCGTGTGAGAAGCTACAAGGCGCGTACTCGATGGTGTTTGTTACCGAGGATAAGCTTGTAGCGGTTCGTGACCCTCACGGGTTTAGACCGTTAGTGATGGGTAGGAGGAGTAACGGAGCTGTTGTGTTTGCTTCGGAGACTTGCGCTCTTGATTTAATCGAGGCTACTTATGAGAGAGAGGTTTACCCTGGTGAGGTTTTGGTTGTTGATAAAGATGGTGTTAAGTCTCAGTGTTTAATGCCTCATCCTGAACCTAAGCAGTGCATTTTCGAACATATTTACTTTTCGTTACCGAACTCGATCGTGTTTGGTCGGTCTGTGTATGAGTCTAGGCATGTGTTTGGTGAGATTTTAGCCACTGAGTCGCCTGTTGATTGCGATGTGGTGATCGCTGTGCCTGACTCTGGTGTTGTCGCTGCTCTGGGGTACGCTGCTAAGTCCGGGGTAGCGTTTCAGCAAGGGTTGATTAGGTCTCACTACGTTGGGAGGACGTTCATTGAACCCTCTCAGAAGATTAGAGACTTTGGAGTGAAGCTGAAGCTGTCTCCCGTCCGTGGAGTTTTAGAAGGGAAGAGAGTCGTTGTTGTTGACGACTCCATCGTTAGAGGAACTACCTCGTCAAAGATTGTTCGTCTCTTGAGAGAAGCTGGTGCCAAAGAGGTTCACATGAGGATCGCGAGTCCTCCTATCGTTGCTTCTTGTTACTACGGTGTGGATACGCCCAGCTCGGAGGAGTTGATATCCAATAGGATGAGTGTTGATGAAGTGAGGGACTACATCGGAAGCGACTCTCTTGCCTTCTTGTCGTTTGAGACGTTGAAGAAACATTTGGGAGAAGATTCGAAAACCTTCTGCTATGCGTGCTTCACTGGGAACTATCCGGTTAAGCCCACGGAGGATAAGGTGAAGCGAGGAGGAGGGGACTTCATCGATGATGGTCTCGTTGGAGGTATTAACAACATCGAAGGAGGTTGGGTTCGATAG
- the LOC103834996 gene encoding probable ribosome-binding factor A, chloroplastic yields MANVFHAHQSHLFFPLNPSISTVRSKTQTFHFPQSTAPANLRTNLSVRRRSVKCMANPRRVKMVAKQIMRELSDMLLTDTVLQHAVLPEAALGADRYLSSLTTISDVEVSNDLQIVKVYVSVFGDDRGKDVAIAGLKSKAKYVRSELGKRMKLRLTPEVRFIEDESMERGSRVLAILDKIKAEKGSEGGAETSDSPEDDQDWGVDDPDEDIIYVK; encoded by the exons ATGGCTAACGTGTTCCACGCCCACCAGTCTCACTTATTCTTCCCTCTCAATCCTTCAATCTCCACCGTCCGTTCCAAAACGCAGACGTTCCACTTCCCGCAATCAACGGCTCCGGCTAACCTCCGTACGAACCTCTCCGTGCGGCGGAGGAGCGTGAAGTGTATGGCGAACCCGAGGCGAGTGAAGATGGTGGCTAAGCAGATAATGAGGGAGCTCTCCGACATGCTTCTCACAGACACTGTATTGCAACACGCTGTGTTGCCCGAAGCTGCACTTGGAGCCGACCGCTACCTCTCTTCTCTCACCACCATCAGCGATGTCGAGGTCTCCAATGATTTGCAG ATTGTGAAAGTGTATGTATCggtgtttggagatgatagagggAAAGACGTTGCGATAGCGGGGTTGAAATCGAAAGCTAAGTACGTTAGGAGTGAGCTCGGGAAGCGAATGAAGCTGAGATTGACGCCTGAGGTCAGATTCATTGAGGATGAATCCATGGAAAGAGGAAGCAGG GTACTCGCGATACTAGACAAAATAAAAGCTGAGAAAGGAAGCGAAGGGGGAGCAGAAACGTCTGATTCACCAGAGGATGATCAAGATTGGGGAGTGGATGACCCCGACGAAGACATCATCTATGTAAAGTAA
- the LOC103835158 gene encoding V-type proton ATPase subunit c1, whose amino-acid sequence MSTFSGDETAPFFGFLGAAAALVFSCMGAAYGTAKSGVGVASMGVMRPELVMKSIVPVVMAGVLGIYGLIIAVIISTGINPKAKSYYLFDGYAHLSSGLACGLAGLSAGMAIGIVGDAGVRANAQQPKLFVGMILILIFAEALALYGLIVGIILSSRAGQSRAE is encoded by the exons ATGTCTACCTTCAGCGGCGATGAAACAGCTCCTTTCTTCGGCTTCCTCGGCGCCGCCGCCGCTCTCGTCTTCTCCT GTATGGGAGCAGCTTATGGAACGGCGAAGAGTGGTGTTGGTGTGGCTTCCATGGGAGTGATGAGGCCCGAGCTGGTGATGAAGTCCATCGTACCAGTTGTTATGGCTGGTGTGTTGGGTATCTACGGTTTGATTATTGCTGTTATCATCAGTACTGGTATTAACCCCAAGGCTAAGTCTTACTACCTCTTCGATGGTTACGCTCACCTCTCCTCCGGTCTTGCTTGTGGTCTTGCTGGTCTCTCCGCTGGTATGGCCATTGGGATCGTCGGTGATGCCGGTGTCAG GGCAAATGCTCAGCAGCCTAAGCTCTTTGTTGGGATGATTCTTATCCTTATTTTCGCAGAAGCGCTCGCTCTTTACGGGCTTATTGTTGGAATCATCCTCTCCTCTAGAGCTGGCCAGTCTAGAGCTGAATGA
- the LOC103835339 gene encoding uncharacterized protein LOC103835339 isoform X1: protein MSGVSSAAYFARRVAQKERVRILYRRALKDTLNWAVHRHIFYRDASDLREKFNANQDVFHGHLVAQSSVETPLLLLGLRLCTTTVKKTTLNPHFPYFFILINKIEASRGGLCFRRFIY, encoded by the exons atgagcGGAGTATCATCGGCGGCGTATTTCGCGCGGCGAGTGGCGCAGAAGGAGAGGGTTCGAATCCTCTACAGACGCGCTCTCAAGGATACTCTCAATTGGGCTGTCCATCGCCACATCTTCTACCGAGAC GCTTCTGATCTGCGCGAGAAGTTCAATGCTAATCAAGACGTG ttCCATGGGCACCTGGTGGCTCAAAGTTCTGTAGAAACCCCACTCCTCCTGCTGGG ATTGAGATTGTGTACAACTACGGTCAAGAAGACAACCCTTAATCCTCACtttccatatttttttatactcATCAATAAA ATTGAAGCATCCCGGGGTGGCTTATGTTTCAGAAGATTTATTTATTGA
- the LOC103835339 gene encoding NADH dehydrogenase [ubiquinone] 1 beta subcomplex subunit 9 isoform X2, whose product MSGVSSAAYFARRVAQKERVRILYRRALKDTLNWAVHRHIFYRDASDLREKFNANQDVEDVDRIDKLIAHGEAEYDKWRHPDPYIVPWAPGGSKFCRNPTPPAGIEIVYNYGQEDNP is encoded by the exons atgagcGGAGTATCATCGGCGGCGTATTTCGCGCGGCGAGTGGCGCAGAAGGAGAGGGTTCGAATCCTCTACAGACGCGCTCTCAAGGATACTCTCAATTGGGCTGTCCATCGCCACATCTTCTACCGAGAC GCTTCTGATCTGCGCGAGAAGTTCAATGCTAATCAAGACGTG GAGGATGTTGACAGAATCGACAAACTGATTGCTCATGGTGAAGCAGAGTACGACAAGTGGCGCCACCCTGATCCTTATATCG ttCCATGGGCACCTGGTGGCTCAAAGTTCTGTAGAAACCCCACTCCTCCTGCTGGG ATTGAGATTGTGTACAACTACGGTCAAGAAGACAACCCTTAA
- the LOC103835559 gene encoding GATA transcription factor 3, with amino-acid sequence MELWTEARALKASLRGEAIKHQVIVSEELSRTSSAEDFSVECFLDFSEVQEEEEELVSISSSQEEQEQDCCNNSSQPCIFDQLPSLPDGDVEELEWVSRVVDDCSSQEVSLLFTQTLKTKPNFSSRVPVKPRTKRPRNSLTGDRVWPLVSTNQHAAGEQQWRKKKKQEPVIVFQRRCSHCGTNTTPQWRTGPVGPKTLCNACGVRFKSGRLCPEYRPADSPTFSNEIHSNLHRKVLELRKSKELVEEETGEAITKTDQVKFGSQSGREDLGKM; translated from the exons aTGGAGCTGTGGACAGAAGCTAGAGCCCTAAAGGCAAGTCTAAGAGGAGAAGCTATCAAACATCAAGTGATCGTGTCTGAGGAACTAAGCAGAACTTCTTCTGCTGAAGATTTCTCCGTTGAGTGTTTCCTCGATTTCTCAGAagttcaagaagaagaagaagaactggtctctatttcttcttcacaagaagaacaagaacaagattGTTGTAACAATAGTTCACAGCCTTGCATTTTTGATCAACTTCCTTCTTTGCCG gatGGAGATGTTGAAGAGCTTGAATGGGTATCTCGTGTAGTTGATGATTGTTCATCACAAGAAGTCTCACTTCTCTTCACACAAACCctcaaaacaaaaccaaacttcTCATCTCGAGTTCCGGTTAAACCAAGAACCAAACGGCCTAGGAACAGCTTAACCGGCGACAGGGTCTGGCCACTCGTTTCAACCAACCAACATGCAGCAGGAGAGCAGcagtggaggaagaagaagaaacaagaacCGGTCATTGTGTTTCAACGAAGATGCAGCCATTGTGGCACAAACACCACACCTCAGTGGAGAACCGGTCCGGTCGGTCCAAAGACCTTATGTAACGCATGTGGAGTTCGGTTCAAGTCCGGTAGGCTATGTCCGGAATACAGACCGGCGGATAGTCCGACGTTCTCTAATGAGATACACTCAAATCTTCACAGGAAGGTTCTTGAATTGAGAAAGAGTAAAGAGTTGGTTGAAGAAGAAACAGGTGAAGCTATTACTAAAACAGACCAAGTCAAATTTGGCAGCCAAAGTGGTAGAGAAGACTTAGGTAAAATGTAA
- the LOC103835819 gene encoding 40S ribosomal protein S3a-2, whose translation MAVGKNKRISKGRKGGKKKIVDPFSKKDWYDIKAPSNFKQRNVGKTLVSRTQGTKIASEGLKHRVFEVSLADLQGDEDHSYRKIRLRAEDVQGRNVLTQFWGMDFTTDKLRSLVKKWQTLIEAHVDVKTTDSYTLRLFCIGFTKRRANQVKRTCYAQSSQIRQIRRKMSEIMVKEASSCDLKELVAKFIPESIGRDIEKAVQSIYPLQNVFIRKVKILKAPKFDLGKLMEVHGDYTAEDVGVKVDRPADEATAEEPTEIIGA comes from the exons ATGGCTGTCGG GAAGAACAAGAGGATCTCCAAGGGTCGTAAAGGAGGCAAGAAGAAGAT TGTTGATCCTTTCTCCAAGAAGGATTGGTATGACATCAAGGCTCCCTCTAACTTCAAACAGAGAAATGTTGGCAAGACTCTTGTTTCTAGGACTCAGGGTACCAAG ATTGCCTCTGAGGGGTTGAAACATAGAGTTTTTGAGGTTTCACTAGCTGATCTCCAAGGTGATGAGGATCACTCTTACAGGAAGATTCGTCTCAGAGCTGAAGATGTCCAGGGCAGGAATGTCTTGACCCAGTTCTGG GGTATGGACTTCACAACCGACAAGCTGAGGTCGTTGGTGAAAAAGTGGCAGACGTTGATTGAAGCCCATGTCGATGTGAAGACCACTGACAGCTACACCTTGAGGTTGTTCTGTATTGGTTTCACCAAGAGGCGTGCTAACCAGGTCAAGCGTACTTGTTATGCTCAGTCCAGCCAAATCCGCCAG ATCCGCAGGAAGATGAGTGAAATCATGGTGAAGGAGGCTTCGTCTTGTGACCTTAAGGAGCTTGTGGCCAAGTTCATCCCTGAGTCCATCGGGAGAGATATTGAGAAGGCCGTTCAAAGCATCTACCCGTTGCAGAACGTGTTCATCCGTAAAGTCAAGATCCTCAAGGCTCCCAAGTTTGACCTTGGAAAGCTCATGGAG GTGCATGGAGACTACACAGCAGAGGATGTTGGTGTGAAGGTAGACAGGCCAGCTGATGAGGCAACGGCTGAAGAGCCAACTGAAATCATCGGTGCTTAG
- the LOC103835912 gene encoding SH3 domain-containing protein 2: protein MDAIRKQASRLREQVARQQQAVFKQFGGGGHGSGLSDNAELHQHQKLEKLYISTRAAKHYQRDIVRGVEGYIVTGSKQVEIGTKLSEDSRKYGSENTCTNGNVLTRAALSYGRARAQMEKERGNMLKALGTQVAEPLRAMVMGAPLEDARHLAQRYDRIRQEAEAQATEVARRQAKARESQGHPDILTKLESAEAKLQDLKANMTTLGKEAASALSSVEDQQQKLTLERLISMVESERAYHQRVLQILDQLEGEMVSERQRIEAPTTPSSNADNMPPPPSYEEANGVFASHMHDTSTDSMGYFLGEVLFPYHGVTDVELSLTAGEYVVVRKVTGNGWAEGECKGKAGWFPYEYIERRERVLASKVSEVF, encoded by the exons ATGGATGCGATACGGAAACAAGCGAGCAGGCTGAGGGAACAAGTCGCGAGACAGCAGCAG GCTGTGTTCAAGCAATTTGGAGGAGGAGGACACGGCTCTGGTTTATCGGATAATGCTGAGCTTCATCAGCATCAGAAACTTGAGAAGCTTTACATATCCACCCGTGCTGCCAAG caTTACCAAAGAGATATTGTTCGTGGGGTGGAAGGTTATATAGTCACCGGATCCAAACAAGTTGAAATAG GGACGAAACTGTCTGAGGATAGCAGGAAATATGGTTCAGAAAACACATGTACAAATGGTAACGTCTTGACTAGGGCTGCACTCAGCTATGGCCGTGCTCGTGCACAGATGGAGAAAGAGCGTGGGAATATGTTGAAGGCTCTCGGCACACAG GTTGCTGAGCCATTACGAGCAATGGTCATGGGAGCTCCGTTGGAGGATGCTAGACATCTTGCTCAACGTTATGACAGAATTCGCCAAGAAGCTGAAGCTCAG GCGACAGAAGTTGCCAGACGCCAAGCAAAGGCGAGGGAGTCACAAGGCCATCCTGACATCTTGACGAAACTAGAATCTGCAGAAGCGAAACTTCAAGACCTAAAAGCAAATATGACAACATTGGGGAAGGAAGCCGCTTCTGCTTTATCTTCCGTTGAGGATCAACAGCAAAAATTGACTCTTGAACGGCTTATTTCAATG GTTGAATCTGAACGTGCCTACCATCAAAGAGTCCTCCAAATACTTGATCAGCTCGAAGGAGAG ATGGTATCTGAGAGGCAACGTATTGAAGCCCCCACTACTCCCTCCTCAAATGCAGACAATATGCCGCCACCTCCATCGTATGAGGAAGCGAATGGAGTGTTTGCATCTCACATGCATGACACATCAACAGATAGCATGGGTTACTTCTTAGGAGAG GTCTTGTTCCCATATCACGGTGTGACAGATGTCGAGCTGAGCTTAACAGCTGGTGAATACGTTGTTGTTAGAAAG GTTACAGGCAACGGATGGGCAGAAGGTGAATGCAAAGGCAAAGCGGGTTGGTTCCCTTATGAGTACATCGAAAGAAGGGAACGAGTTCTTGCTAGCAAAGTCTCTGAAGTCTTTTGA
- the LOC103836007 gene encoding inactive squalene synthase 2 yields the protein MGSLSTILRHPDEIYPLLRLKLAIMKAQNQIPLDDPHLAVCYSLLQKVSRSFSLVIQQLGTELRDAVCVFYLILRALDTVEDDTSIPIEIKVPILLAFHRHIYDRDWHFTCGTKEYKVLMDQFHHVSAAFLELEEGYQEAIEDITKRMGAGMAKFISKEVETVDDYDEYCHYAAGLVGLGLSKLLLTSGLETLTPDWQQISNSTGLFLQKTNIIKDYLEDINEIPKPRMFWPREIWGKYVDKLEDLKNEEKSTKAVQCLNEMVTNALIHVEDCLKSMAGLRDPAIFKSCAIPQIVAMGTLALCYNNVQVFRGAVKLRRGLIAKVIDRTKTMGDVYGAFYDFSCMLKTKVDKNDPNAMKTLQRL from the exons ATGGGAAGCTTGAGTACAATTCTGAGACACCCTGATGAGATTTATCCACTCTTAAGGTTGAAACTTGCTATTATGAAAGCTCAAAATCAGATCCCTCTTGATGATCCACACTTGGCTGTCTGTTACTCATTGCTCCAAAAAGTTTCTAGAAGCTTCTCTCTTGTTATTCAACAATTAGGCACCGAGCTTCGCGACGCC gTGTGTGTGTTCTACTTGATTCTCCGTGCTCTTGATACTGTTG AGGATGACACAAGCATACCAATCGAGATCAAGGTGCCTATTTTGCTAGCTTTCCACCGTCATATATACGATCGTGACTGGCATTTTACAT GTGGTACAAAGGAGTACAAGGTTCTAATGGACCAGTTTCACCATGTTTCTGCAGCTTTTCTGGAACTTGAAGAAGG GTATCAAGAAGCTATTGAAGATATAACTAAAAGAATGGGTGCAGGAATGGCCAAATTCATTTCCAAGGAG GTTGAAACGGTTGATGATTATGATGAATACTGCCATTATGCTGCTGGACTTGTGGGTTTAGGTTTGTCAAAACTCTTGCTCACTTCAGGATTAGAAACACTGACTCCAGACTGGCAGCAGATTTCCAATTCTACAGGTTTATTTCTCCAA AAAACAAACATTATCAAAGATTACCTTGAAGACATTAATGAGATACCAAAACCGCGCATGTTTTGGCCTCGTGAGATTTGGGGAAAGTATGTTGACAAGCTCGAG GACTTAAAAAATGAGGAGAAATCAACAAAAGCAGTGCAGTGCTTGAATGAAATGGTCACTAATGCATTGATTCATGTTGAAGATTGTTTGAAATCTATGGCTGGATTGCGTGATCCTGCAATATTTAAGTCTTGTGCCATCCCTCAG atTGTGGCGATGGGAACACTTGCATTGTGCTATAACAATGTACAAGTATTTAGAGGTGCCGTGAAACTGAGGCGAG GTCTAATTGCCAAAGTGATTGATCGCACAAAGACAATGGGTGATGTCTATGGTGCATTCTATGATTTTTCTTGCATGCTAAAAACAAAG GTGGACAAGAACGATCCAAATGCCATGAAAACACTTCAACGACTTTGA